The genomic DNA aaatgtttcagctgaGCCATTTCTGCTGGTTCTCGTCAccagctgacctttgacctccacaTACACATCAGATCAAGGTGTTTAATAGTAACTCAGAAAAGCAGCAGACCATCAATCACAGGACAACACAGGGTCACGGTTTATCAGATGAGCCGAATACATGAATAATCTGAGAAAGTGcagcacaggaggaagaggaggatgaggaggaagaggaggaggaggaggaggaggaggaggaagaggaggaagaagaagaggaggaggagaaagaggcgGTATAAATAAAGGAGCGGGAGAAGCTGGAGCTCAAGCAGAAAACTTGAAGACGGAAACACCGTTTAACCACAACGGAGCCGCAGACGAAGAAATCAAACGTTTTTCTcatcagttttaaattattttccacatttaaagtaaattccTGCCTTATTTAAAAGTTCGGTAGTTTGGTAGTTTGAAGGTtttcacttcagttttttttttttttttttaggtgttctAACTCTGGAGATGGAGAGCCTGCGAGCCGTCGTCTACCTGTCCATCTTCCTGTCGGCGATGTCATCCGTTTGTCAGGGTGAAAGGTCAACTGAGGGTCAGCTGCCGTCGGCACCGGACGAGCCGACCTTTGGATTTGAACTGGTGAGTGTTTCCCTCTCAAACTGGAGCTCAGGAGGTTTTATAAAGGTTGGAAAAATGTccataaaatttgaataaagttgttttagtagaaaaagtcaaatttattgatatttttaatataataaaatataagttttatttattgtagcaaagctttttaaagtaaataatgttgATTTCCAGCTGCATGTGATATTTAGAGCATCATGTACATAAATATagcatttatgaaaacattcaaacttaTTCTGAGTAAAATTATGTtacaattattgattatttattatatttaaatattgaaacacataaaataacGTATGTTTAAGTTCAAACTACATAAGAATTTgtaaaaagtttctaaataatCAGCTGTCATATgtacaagttaaaataaatgaaagaggaaatggaggtaaatattaataaaatgaatacatttaaagtaaataactGTGACAAAATTGTGAAACAGTGAATTTagataaaataagtaaacatgatatcaataaatagtcaataataaataaatatttgcatgaaCGTAGTGACAGAATTTGAAATTggtgcaaaatattttattatttcaggaggTTTAgactaaaaacacaattaacTTATTTATGTTCAATAAGCTAAACTGAATTAAAGATCATAAAGATTCAGGACCAAGATTTAAAATGATGGTTTATCAGAAATATGTATTCAACCCTGATGATGAGGACAGGAAATGTCATTAAAGGTCACGGTGGTGCGTTCGGATGACGCAGGAAAACTCAGAGActctgagaggaaaacaaaatcccattatggtttgttttatataaactgCTCACTATTTCTCTCacgttttctttatttgtttatgttacATTTTCTAAACCTACTGAAAGTAACTTCAggtagagaaaacaaaagttagaTAACTTAACTACACTCTGTATTAGTTTGACAAAATACATATACTTTCAGttatattcattttcttttgtttttttgcttttgacttGCTGTCAAGTCTTTTAAAtccaatattaaaaaatattgaaaccaAAATTTTTCTAGCAGCATTAACTAAATTCAAATATCAACAGGTTCTACAGAAATTAATTCATTGGGTTTAATGCATATTTATCTTCTTTATTTAacaccatagaagaagaaaatcaactGACAAGCAAGAAcaaactttcacttttaaagAGCGTTATATTTGGAAAAGTTAAGCCTTAGCAAGGTCAAAGAAATATTAACCCTAAAGGGATGGAAATGGTAGATTTAATGtttgtataataaaataaaatctttcaaacAAACAACTCATGATTTACTCTTGAGTTTTAGCCATTACAACCAGCCTCTTGTAGTTTGAGTTATTAGTTAGCTCGCTAGCAGTTAGCTCGCTAGCAGTTACCTCAAATTGTTGCTAGATGGTGAGGAGCTAATGGTTTATTAAGCAAACTGTCGGCTCCAGCAGTTAGCAGGGAGTCAGTAATTAGTTTAAAACACCTGCTATCTAGCtaagtttacatttttgagtCATGGAGGTGGTTAGCTTGGAGGTAACTGCTTAATGAATTAGCTGCTAACAAACTAACAAACTGTCAACTTGAGCTAAATGCTAATTCTGGTGATTTGTCACTTGGCTCAATAGTAGCTAAACTAACTTGTAATTCAAGAATGTAACTGTTTGCATGCTAAGTGTTAGCAGTTGGCTTGAGCTAAATAACTTGGACAGGAAGAAttacaatcaatcaattaaatttattcaaatagGACATTTCAATAACctggcagttcaaagtgctttacatcataaaaagaaTTTTCTGTCAGTATTTGGGCTCTAATTTAAACACGTAACTGTGAgtttaaatcatttctgaaaCAAACTATAAACTCTAGCAGTTGGCTAAGTGTTAGCAGTTAAATTGAGCTAACCGCTAACACTGGCATACTGAGAGTTAGCATAAGCTAAATGTTAAGCTGTTAACAGTTCCGgcaaataaatgctaaataataGATACAATTTTAACATGCAAGTTTCCATCAGTTAAGCTAATTACCAACTCCAGCGctaagaaaatttaaattagatAGTTAGCAGTTAACTACTACTATTACTAAGTGTAGTATTTAATTACACACCTTAAAACTAGCACAATTTTTGTGTTACTAagttggaaaataaatagaaattctCATCTAATGTTATAGTTTTCGACAATAAATGACGGTAAAAGCCTCCATTAGCAGAGTTATCCTGCTGACAGACTCACCCTGAGCTGCCATGTGGTCAGAAACCGTCAGGCTGCAGGTGTGAACGTCTTATTTGTGTGAACGTCTTATTTGTGTCTGGTTTGCGTGAGCAGGCTGAAGCTCTGCAGGGTCTCCTGGACGAAGCTGACAGCAGAGTCGGCCTCTCTGTGGAGAAGAAGGCCAGCGTCATCCCCAGGGTGAGAACATGACTGACGGCTTTCAATCCTCACACGGCAGCTGCTGCCACCAACATTAGCATCACTAAGCACGACTGGTGGTTCATTTTTCAACCCAGCCTTTGTTTGACGTTATTTTCTGAGGcgagaaatcagattttattcatcAAGGTATCAGTCAGATTTATTcgtgcagcacatttcagcatcgaGTTGGTTCAAAGTTCACGAATACACAAttacaaaaagtcacaaaagacAGAGATTTGAGagcaaatattacatttatatgaAAAACATGAGTACATATCATATTATGTATGTTGTAAAAAAGTCtcaaaacaattaatattttttataaacttaaAAGGCTTGATGACTTTGCCTAAAAGAATAATTTCCCCTTTAGTTTTAAAGTCACTCAGTTTGTTGGtctaataaatttttataagGAAATCCAGTGAATTGtctaattaatttttctttctaacaaTGTCTGCAACCTGTTTGCACCAAACactaaaaacacaggaaatatggTGTTAAAACTCAATTAACTCAATAAAATGACagcttagttttaaaaatgctaataatttTAAGAGTAAACCTGGAAGCAAATCAAGAAGGTAAATCAGCAGAAACAGGATAAAATTCTGTagcatttttaagtaatattttcatat from Gambusia affinis linkage group LG14, SWU_Gaff_1.0, whole genome shotgun sequence includes the following:
- the cart4 gene encoding cocaine- and amphetamine-regulated transcript 4; amino-acid sequence: MESLRAVVYLSIFLSAMSSVCQGERSTEGQLPSAPDEPTFGFELAEALQGLLDEADSRVGLSVEKKASVIPRCDVGERCAMKHGPRIGRLCDCLRGTACNTFFLRCY